Proteins from a genomic interval of Psychrobacter fulvigenes:
- a CDS encoding DUF1287 domain-containing protein: protein MNRNKRYGSKSFLAVVLSVMLIQPTVAASPISSGNKLALDAKKQIGVTVSYDPAYRKLAFPRGDVPIETGVCTDMIVRAYRLQNIDLQQLVNHDMKSNWSAYPKHWGLKSTDKNIDHRRVPNLEVYFERHGQSLSITDKDSFKAGDIVTWQLPNGNLPHIGIVSDNKAANGTPLIIHNIGRGTQEENILFAYPITKHFRY, encoded by the coding sequence ATGAATAGGAACAAGCGCTACGGTTCAAAGAGTTTTCTAGCCGTTGTATTGTCAGTCATGCTCATACAACCTACCGTTGCTGCGAGTCCTATTAGTAGTGGTAACAAGCTGGCGCTGGATGCCAAAAAGCAAATCGGTGTCACTGTCAGCTACGATCCTGCGTATCGTAAGTTGGCGTTTCCTCGCGGAGATGTGCCAATAGAGACTGGCGTCTGCACTGACATGATAGTGCGTGCGTATCGCTTGCAAAACATCGATTTGCAGCAACTGGTCAATCATGATATGAAGTCGAATTGGTCAGCGTATCCGAAGCATTGGGGACTAAAATCAACCGATAAAAACATCGATCATCGCCGTGTGCCCAATCTTGAAGTCTACTTTGAGCGTCACGGCCAGTCGTTATCTATTACCGATAAAGACAGTTTTAAAGCTGGTGATATTGTAACTTGGCAGCTGCCAAATGGTAACTTACCCCATATCGGTATCGTCTCTGATAATAAGGCCGCGAATGGCACGCCGCTCATTATTCATAATATTGGCCGTGGTACGCAAGAAGAAAATATTCTGTTTGCTTATCCTATCACCAAGCATTTTCGCTATTAG
- a CDS encoding isochorismatase family protein, translating into MSSTIITDRTYRIARENTQAMLIDVQERLAPHIYDNENIDKKIITLVKGLQALDIPVMLNEQYKKGLGDTLPEILEVLEGDNAKSFEKVTFSACDNDDSWNYLAQQNRSIVLLFGTEAHVCVMQTALDLLDNGMQPVIIADAVGSRFPYDKKQAIRRIRRAGAVITTVESILFELCRSSKDPAFKTISNLIK; encoded by the coding sequence ATGTCATCTACTATAATTACCGACCGCACCTATCGTATTGCCCGTGAAAACACGCAAGCCATGCTGATCGATGTCCAAGAGCGTTTGGCGCCACACATCTATGACAATGAAAACATTGACAAAAAGATCATTACTTTGGTTAAGGGACTGCAAGCGCTTGATATTCCAGTTATGCTCAATGAGCAATATAAAAAAGGTCTAGGCGATACTTTACCCGAGATTCTTGAAGTCTTAGAAGGTGATAATGCCAAAAGCTTTGAAAAAGTGACTTTTAGTGCCTGTGATAATGATGATTCATGGAATTATCTTGCGCAGCAAAACCGTAGTATCGTCTTATTGTTCGGAACCGAAGCTCATGTATGTGTGATGCAAACAGCGCTTGATCTACTCGATAACGGTATGCAGCCAGTCATCATTGCTGATGCGGTTGGCTCAAGGTTCCCTTATGATAAAAAGCAAGCCATTCGCCGTATCCGCCGTGCGGGCGCGGTTATAACGACGGTTGAATCAATCTTGTTTGAACTATGCCGTAGCAGTAAAGACCCTGCATTTAAGACCATTAGTAATTTGATTAAGTAG
- the fadA gene encoding acetyl-CoA C-acyltransferase FadA, which translates to MTTLSPKDVVIVDGVRSAMGKTKNGMFRHVRADNLSAELVRALVERNDFDTNDIEDIIWGCVNQTLEQGMNIGRNIGLLAGIPKTAGGQTVNRLCGSSMQALHTAAAQIMTNQGDTFIIGGVEHMGHVGMMHGIDLNPAASKHYAKASNMMGLTAEMLGRMNNISREEQDAFGLESHRRAWAATTEGRFDNEIVGIEGHDEAGRLQLCTVDEVIRPDATLEQMQKLRPAFDPKGGTVTAATSSALSDGAAAMLVMSAQKAKDLGLKPRARIRSMAVAGCDAAIMGYGPVPATQKALKRAGMSIDDMQTIELNEAFAAQGLSVLKALNLTDKQDIININGGAIALGHPLGCSGARITVTLLNAMEQMDTEIGLATMCIGLGQGISTIIERV; encoded by the coding sequence ATGACAACTTTAAGTCCAAAAGATGTGGTCATCGTAGACGGTGTACGTTCAGCGATGGGCAAAACCAAAAACGGTATGTTCCGTCATGTACGTGCAGACAATTTATCAGCTGAGCTAGTACGTGCGTTGGTTGAGCGTAATGACTTTGATACCAATGATATCGAAGATATTATCTGGGGCTGTGTCAACCAGACACTAGAGCAAGGAATGAACATCGGCCGTAATATCGGTCTGCTGGCTGGTATTCCAAAGACAGCTGGCGGTCAAACGGTTAACCGTCTATGTGGTTCATCTATGCAAGCGCTACATACTGCCGCTGCGCAAATCATGACCAATCAAGGCGATACTTTCATCATCGGTGGTGTTGAGCATATGGGTCACGTTGGGATGATGCATGGCATCGATCTAAACCCAGCGGCTTCTAAGCACTATGCCAAAGCCTCAAACATGATGGGCTTGACGGCTGAGATGCTTGGTCGTATGAATAACATCAGCCGCGAAGAGCAAGACGCCTTTGGTCTGGAGTCGCATCGCCGCGCATGGGCTGCGACTACCGAAGGCCGTTTTGACAATGAGATCGTCGGTATCGAAGGGCATGATGAAGCTGGACGCTTGCAGTTATGTACCGTCGATGAAGTGATTCGTCCAGATGCCACCTTGGAACAAATGCAAAAGCTACGTCCAGCCTTTGATCCAAAAGGCGGTACGGTGACAGCGGCGACGTCTTCTGCACTCTCTGATGGTGCGGCGGCAATGTTGGTCATGAGCGCTCAAAAAGCCAAAGATCTAGGTCTCAAGCCACGTGCTCGTATCCGTAGCATGGCAGTCGCTGGTTGTGATGCCGCTATCATGGGTTACGGTCCTGTACCTGCCACGCAAAAAGCACTGAAACGTGCTGGCATGAGCATCGATGATATGCAGACCATCGAGCTCAACGAAGCGTTTGCAGCACAAGGCTTATCAGTATTAAAAGCGCTGAACTTGACGGATAAGCAAGACATTATCAATATCAATGGTGGCGCGATTGCTCTTGGTCATCCACTCGGCTGTTCAGGTGCGCGTATCACGGTTACTTTGCTAAACGCAATGGAGCAGATGGATACTGAAATTGGCCTTGCGACTATGTGTATTGGTCTTGGTCAAGGTATCTCTACTATCATTGAGCGTGTGTAA
- the fadB gene encoding fatty acid oxidation complex subunit alpha FadB, with amino-acid sequence MVYQGNRITVTMLEDGIANMQYNAENESVNKFDAETNKQFTEAVNALEKSNDVKGLIVTSSKGVFIAGADITEFVGSFKKPENDIKDWVIGINDTFNRFEDLPFPKVAAINGAALGGGCEMTLVCEYRVMSDKAIIGLPETQLGIFPGFGGTVRSTRVIGIDNALELIATGKPQKALDALKLGLVDATVAADDLQDAAVDLVKRCISGELDWQAKREEKLNPVKLNQLEQAMAFNSAKGMIFAKANPKQYPAPALAIEAIEKHVNLPRDKAIEVEATYFAKAAKTPQAESLVGLFLNDQLVKKLAKKHSKQAHDINEAAVLGAGIMGGGIAYQAASKGLPIIMKDIKSEQVDLGMGEASKILAKMVDRGKMTPAKMGETLSRIRPTLNYGDFGDTDIVIEAVVENPKVKHAVLKEVEGLVKKDAILASNTSTISITHLATVLERPENFVGMHFFNPVHRMPLVEVIRGEKSSEEAIATTVALASKMGKVPVVVNDCPGFLVNRVLFPYFGAFDLLLKEGADFVHVDKVMEKFGWPMGPAYLIDVVGLDTGVHGAEVMAEGFPDRMKPDYKGAIKHLYENERLGQKNGVGFYKYETDKRGKPKKVADDATYALLQETTDSNKQEFDDQTIIDRTMLAFCNETVRCLEDNIVATPSEADMAMIMGVGFPPFRGGPCRYIDQMGLENYLALCEKYAHLGKAYEAPQKIRDMAAAGETFYPTA; translated from the coding sequence ATGGTATACCAAGGAAATCGCATCACGGTGACAATGCTAGAGGATGGCATCGCCAACATGCAGTACAACGCCGAAAATGAGAGCGTGAACAAGTTCGATGCTGAAACCAATAAGCAGTTTACTGAAGCGGTAAATGCACTTGAAAAATCTAACGATGTAAAAGGCTTGATTGTTACCTCAAGCAAAGGCGTGTTTATCGCTGGTGCTGATATCACTGAATTCGTCGGCTCGTTTAAGAAGCCAGAAAATGACATTAAAGATTGGGTTATTGGTATCAATGACACCTTTAACCGCTTTGAAGACCTGCCATTCCCAAAAGTAGCGGCAATCAATGGTGCAGCGCTTGGCGGCGGTTGTGAGATGACCTTGGTTTGTGAATATCGCGTCATGAGTGATAAGGCAATCATCGGTTTACCTGAAACTCAACTGGGTATTTTCCCAGGCTTTGGTGGTACGGTTCGTAGTACTCGCGTCATCGGTATCGATAATGCGCTTGAGCTCATCGCAACTGGTAAGCCCCAAAAAGCGTTGGATGCTTTAAAGCTAGGCTTGGTTGATGCCACCGTTGCTGCTGATGATTTGCAAGATGCGGCAGTAGATCTGGTCAAAAGATGTATCTCAGGTGAGCTTGATTGGCAAGCCAAGCGTGAAGAGAAACTAAACCCAGTTAAGCTCAATCAGCTTGAGCAAGCGATGGCATTCAATAGTGCCAAAGGCATGATCTTTGCCAAAGCCAATCCAAAGCAATATCCTGCGCCTGCGCTCGCTATTGAAGCGATTGAAAAGCATGTGAATCTGCCACGTGATAAAGCGATTGAAGTGGAAGCGACTTATTTCGCCAAAGCGGCGAAAACACCACAAGCAGAAAGCTTGGTGGGCCTGTTCTTAAACGATCAGCTGGTCAAAAAACTAGCGAAAAAACACAGCAAGCAAGCGCATGACATCAACGAAGCTGCCGTACTAGGCGCTGGTATCATGGGCGGCGGTATTGCTTATCAGGCAGCCAGTAAAGGATTGCCAATCATCATGAAAGACATCAAATCTGAGCAAGTAGATTTGGGTATGGGTGAGGCCAGCAAAATCTTGGCCAAAATGGTTGATCGCGGTAAGATGACGCCAGCCAAAATGGGTGAGACCTTAAGCCGTATTCGTCCAACGCTCAATTATGGTGACTTTGGCGATACTGACATCGTTATCGAAGCAGTCGTAGAGAATCCAAAAGTTAAGCATGCGGTACTAAAAGAAGTAGAAGGCTTAGTGAAAAAAGATGCGATTTTGGCATCTAACACTTCAACCATTTCTATCACGCATCTGGCGACGGTACTTGAGCGTCCAGAAAACTTCGTCGGCATGCACTTCTTTAACCCAGTACATCGTATGCCACTGGTAGAAGTTATCCGCGGTGAGAAGTCATCTGAAGAAGCCATTGCGACGACCGTTGCGCTGGCTTCCAAAATGGGCAAAGTACCTGTCGTCGTCAATGATTGCCCAGGTTTCTTAGTCAACCGTGTCCTGTTCCCGTACTTTGGTGCGTTTGATTTGCTCCTTAAAGAAGGCGCTGATTTCGTTCATGTCGATAAAGTCATGGAAAAATTCGGCTGGCCAATGGGCCCTGCGTATCTAATCGACGTCGTCGGTCTTGATACGGGTGTACATGGCGCAGAAGTCATGGCAGAAGGTTTCCCAGATCGCATGAAGCCTGACTATAAAGGTGCCATCAAGCATCTATACGAGAACGAGCGTTTGGGTCAGAAAAACGGCGTTGGTTTCTACAAGTATGAAACGGACAAGCGTGGTAAGCCAAAGAAAGTCGCTGATGATGCCACTTATGCCTTGCTGCAAGAAACCACTGACAGCAACAAGCAAGAGTTTGATGATCAAACCATCATCGACCGTACCATGCTGGCTTTCTGTAATGAAACCGTACGTTGCCTAGAAGACAACATCGTAGCGACACCAAGCGAAGCTGATATGGCGATGATCATGGGCGTTGGCTTCCCGCCGTTCCGTGGTGGTCCTTGCCGTTATATCGACCAGATGGGCCTAGAGAATTACTTGGCACTTTGTGAGAAGTATGCGCACCTTGGCAAAGCCTATGAAGCGCCGCAAAAGATTCGCGACATGGCAGCAGCAGGCGAGACTTTTTACCCAACCGCTTAA
- a CDS encoding polyprenyl synthetase family protein, which translates to MSISSAPRFVPFTNFEQFHSALRTQLAQDIDLLFAYANLPSPLVDACRYVMTGQGKGVRPLLVASSFASIATSVHPTDLLADDATLAATTDSLETLLDDDSRYDMCRRAALAVELLHTYSLVHDDLPCMDDDDLRRGQPTAHIVFEESTALLAGDVLQTLAFEVLTADLPSFAPFDASIANQLLAVFAPRARRMVSGQMLDLNAEASTDISQEDLEAIHRDKTGALIEAAMLMGGICAGATAPQRIALQECAQHIGLAFQVQDDILDVTTTTDDLGKPAGSDEKLDKSTYVKLMGVDAAKSYAQSLFDDGRAAIVRELSSRELNDSADNQALIALIEWLWARKK; encoded by the coding sequence ATGTCTATTTCTTCTGCGCCTCGCTTTGTTCCTTTCACCAATTTTGAGCAGTTTCACAGCGCTTTGCGTACGCAACTGGCGCAAGATATTGATTTATTGTTTGCTTACGCGAATCTGCCAAGTCCGTTGGTTGATGCTTGCCGTTATGTGATGACGGGTCAAGGTAAAGGCGTACGTCCGTTATTGGTTGCGAGTAGCTTTGCCAGTATTGCTACAAGTGTCCATCCGACCGATCTGTTAGCTGACGATGCAACGCTTGCAGCGACAACGGATAGTCTAGAGACACTTTTGGACGATGACTCACGCTACGACATGTGTCGGCGTGCCGCTTTGGCAGTAGAGCTACTACACACCTATTCACTGGTACACGATGACTTGCCTTGTATGGACGATGACGACCTGCGTCGTGGACAGCCGACCGCTCATATCGTCTTTGAAGAATCAACCGCACTGCTAGCAGGCGATGTACTGCAAACATTAGCCTTTGAAGTATTGACTGCCGACCTACCAAGCTTTGCCCCTTTTGATGCCAGTATAGCCAATCAGCTGTTGGCGGTTTTTGCACCGCGTGCGCGACGTATGGTCTCAGGTCAGATGCTCGATCTAAACGCAGAGGCCAGCACTGATATTTCACAAGAAGATTTAGAAGCTATCCACCGTGATAAAACAGGGGCACTCATCGAAGCTGCGATGCTGATGGGCGGGATTTGTGCTGGCGCGACTGCGCCGCAGCGTATTGCGCTACAAGAATGCGCGCAACATATTGGTCTCGCCTTTCAAGTACAAGATGACATCTTAGACGTCACTACAACGACCGATGATTTGGGCAAACCTGCTGGCAGCGATGAAAAGCTAGACAAGTCCACTTATGTAAAGTTGATGGGCGTAGACGCTGCCAAAAGCTACGCGCAGTCACTGTTTGATGACGGACGCGCAGCCATCGTTCGTGAGTTGAGCAGCCGTGAGCTTAATGACAGTGCAGATAATCAAGCGCTTATTGCTCTAATAGAATGGCTCTGGGCACGTAAAAAGTAA
- a CDS encoding DUF72 domain-containing protein, protein MANHLPRIYLGTGGYSDTDLLGTLYPTGTKKTDFLREYAKQYGAVEINSTFYAPIGQKAFAGMVNKAYVQADSELKFAVKLHQDFTHARRGTAEHAQAFLNALTPLIEANALAPLLLQFPHGFDRTREHRLYLANLVSWFKDYPLAVEFRHNGWHTPQVVDSFVEQGLIWCSVDYPKVSGLPPSRLIFTERTGYLRMHGNNLNWWDAMSAADRHDYRYSEAEMQDWAQAIANQRQHFDTLYIFFQNTVKAHAYYNIAILREALGNFGFEVL, encoded by the coding sequence ATGGCAAACCATCTTCCCCGTATTTATCTCGGCACTGGCGGTTATAGCGACACCGACCTACTCGGCACGCTGTATCCAACTGGCACCAAGAAGACGGACTTTTTACGGGAGTACGCCAAGCAATACGGCGCGGTTGAGATTAATAGCACCTTTTATGCACCTATTGGACAAAAAGCTTTTGCGGGTATGGTCAATAAAGCCTATGTGCAGGCGGACAGTGAGTTAAAGTTTGCCGTCAAGCTACATCAAGACTTTACTCATGCACGCAGAGGCACTGCCGAACATGCGCAAGCGTTTCTAAATGCTCTCACGCCACTTATCGAAGCCAACGCTCTAGCACCACTACTGCTGCAATTCCCGCATGGCTTTGATCGTACCCGTGAGCATCGTCTATATCTGGCAAATCTGGTCAGTTGGTTTAAGGACTATCCGTTAGCCGTTGAGTTTCGTCATAACGGCTGGCATACCCCGCAAGTGGTCGATAGCTTTGTCGAGCAAGGGCTGATTTGGTGTAGCGTTGATTACCCCAAAGTCAGCGGTCTACCACCGTCACGGCTGATATTTACCGAGCGCACAGGCTATCTGCGCATGCATGGTAATAATCTAAACTGGTGGGATGCCATGAGCGCAGCCGACCGTCATGATTATCGCTATAGCGAGGCGGAGATGCAGGATTGGGCGCAAGCCATTGCCAATCAGCGTCAGCATTTTGATACGCTCTATATCTTCTTTCAAAATACCGTCAAGGCGCATGCTTATTATAATATTGCGATATTGAGGGAAGCGTTGGGCAATTTTGGGTTTGAGGTGTTGTAG
- a CDS encoding superoxide dismutase gives MSKITLPDLPYAKDALEPHISAETLEYHHDKHHAAYVNKLNELLPGSGLEDKTLPEIIEATANDDSKQGMFNQAAQVWNHTFYWNCMTPDNGGGEPTGDLKAKIEEDFGSYDKFREEFKNAALTQFGSGWAWLVADKVGGKLSIAKTGNAGTPLANGQVAVLTCDVWEHAYYVDYRNRRPDYVDTFLDKLVNWDYANAKYKGQDAGVEE, from the coding sequence ATGTCAAAGATTACTCTACCAGACCTACCGTATGCAAAAGACGCCCTTGAACCACATATCAGTGCCGAAACTCTAGAATACCATCATGATAAGCACCATGCAGCTTATGTAAACAAGCTAAACGAATTGCTACCTGGTTCTGGCCTAGAAGACAAAACACTGCCAGAAATCATCGAAGCAACAGCAAATGATGATAGCAAGCAAGGTATGTTTAACCAAGCAGCACAAGTATGGAACCACACGTTCTACTGGAACTGTATGACTCCAGATAATGGTGGTGGCGAGCCAACGGGCGATCTAAAAGCCAAAATCGAAGAAGATTTCGGTAGCTATGATAAGTTCCGTGAAGAGTTCAAAAACGCAGCATTGACTCAGTTTGGTTCAGGTTGGGCATGGCTAGTCGCTGACAAAGTAGGCGGCAAACTATCAATTGCTAAGACTGGTAACGCTGGTACACCACTAGCGAACGGTCAAGTAGCTGTATTGACGTGTGACGTATGGGAACATGCGTACTATGTCGATTATCGCAACCGTCGTCCTGACTATGTTGATACGTTCCTAGACAAGCTAGTGAACTGGGACTACGCAAACGCAAAATATAAAGGTCAAGATGCTGGCGTTGAAGAGTAA